TCCAGGGCGGCCCGGGCCCGCTCCCGGCGCTCCCGGCGGGGGACACCCGCGTACAGCAGTCCGTCCGCGACGTTGTCGACGGCGTCACGGCCCGCCGCCAGATGGAAGTGCTGGAACACAAAGCCGATGTGGCGGGCCCGCAGCGCGGACAGCTGGGCGTCCGAGAGCCGGCCCACGTCGTGTCCGGCCACACGGACCGTGCCCGCCGTGGGGGCGTCGAGCGTGCCCACGACATGGAGCATCGTCGACTTGCCGGAGCCCGACGGGCCGACGATCGCGAGGAGTTCGCCGCTGTCGACGGTGAGGTCCACCCCGCGCAGGGCCCGTACCCCGCCGGGGTACGACTTGACGACGTCCCGCAGTTCGACGACGGGGACCGGGGCGAGAGGGGTGGTTCCGGCGGCGGACGCGAAGGCTCCGGAGGCCGTACCGACGGCCGTGGACACGGCGGCGGCACCTCCGGTGCCGACACCCTCGGCGGAGGCACCCCCGAGCAGGGCATCCCTGAGGGCTGCATCCTCGGCGGAGGCACCCCTGAGGGCGGCACCCCTGAGGGTGGCATCCCCGGCGGCGGCGGACGCGTCCGCTCCGGCGCCGGAGGAAGGGGCGGAGAGTGTCATTCCGTTGCCACCCCCACCGTCAGCCCCTCCCTGATCCGCGCACCGCTGACCTCGATCCGTCCGTCGGCCGTCAGCCCCGTCTCCACCCGCACCATCCGGGAGGCGCCGCCCTGGACGACCTCCAGTCCGTAGCCGCCGTCCGCGCCGCGCAGCGCGACGACCGCCTCCACCGGGACGGTGAGCACGTCCTCACGGCTCCTGCTGACGAACTTCACGGTCACCGTGGCCCTCGTGTCCTCGCCGGACACCACCGCCGCGCCGCCGTCCAGGCCGATCTCGACCGTGATGCTGTTCGACGCCGCGGCGTCCTCCCCGTTCTCCGGCCGCACCGTCCCGGTGACCCGGCCCTTCGCGGTCGTCCCGCTGGGCAGCGTCACCTCGGTGCGCGTGCCCGGTGCGGCGAGCGACACATCGCTCTGGTCCAGTTCCGCGCGGACCACCGGCCGGGTCGAGGCGACGGTGAGGACGGCCCCGTCCGGTCCGACCCGGTCGGCGAGGGCGGCGTCCGCGCGGACGACGGTGACCTCCTCGGGCTGGAAGACCACATGCCCCTCACCGACCCGGCCCGTCACCACCCGGTTGAGGGACTTCTGCCACCGTTTGACGGCCGCCTCGGTCGCCCTGTCGTAGCGCGGGTCGACGTACAGCCCGCCGCCGTACCCGAGCGCGACGAGATTGCGCTCCAGTTGCAGGACGTCGCTGCCCCGGTCGCCCGGCTTCATCTCCCGGAACGAGGGCACCGGCCCATACAGCAGCGTGACCGGCTTGTCGTCCAGTTCGTAGAGGGCCCGACCGCGGGTGACGGTGGCGCCCTCCCGCGCCGCGACCGTCACCGTGCCCGCGACCGCCGGTTTCACCGCGCGGTGCCGGGCGAAGTCGATCCGTCCGTCGACCGTCTCGGAGACGACGAGGTCGGCCCGGGTGATCGTGGTGGTGGCGGGTGGCCGCCGCTCGGCCCGGCCGCTCCCTGCGTCGGCCCCGCCACCGCCGTGCACCAGGGCGCCCGCGCCCAGCGCGGCGGCGGTGACGGCGGCGGCGCCGACGGCGTATCCCGTACGACGCCTCATCTACTGCATCCCGTCCAGACCTTCGAGCAGCTTGCTCTCGCACGCCGTGCGGGCCCGCTGATACGAGGGTGTCCGCTCGTCGATCCTCGGATTCATGGGGTCGGGCTCGCCGCCGGGCATGACCCCGCCACCGGACAGGGTGGGGTTGGCGAACGCGGAAACGCCGTTGTCGCGCATGCACGTCGCGTGCGCGAGCATCGACTCGTAGTCCTTCTGTTTGTCGCGCGGGGGGCTCAGCTCGTCCGCCGCCAGCATCTTCTCGGCGCAGACACCGTTCCGGCCGCCCTTCGTGTCCGAGCCGTCGCCGTTCGGGTCCCTGATCTCGTTGATCTTCGACCAGTCCAGATAGCCGCTCAGCCGGGGATCGGGGAAGTCCTTCACCCCCGCCTTGGTCCGCATGCAGCGGACGTACTCCAGCTGCGCGTCGTAATAGGCGCTCTTGCCCGCGGTGGTGGACCCCTTGTCCCCGCCGTCACCCGCGCGGTCCTGGGTACCGGACGGGCGCTGCGCGGCCGGTTCGTCCGGCACGGACGCGATCGCGCCGCTCCCGTCCTCGCGAGCGCCGTCCGCACGGCCGCACGCGGCCGACAGGGCGAGCAGGGGAACGAGGACGACCACGGCGGCGGCGGGCCGGAGCCGCGCGGTGCGGTGCACGGTGGGGATCTTCATGCGACCACCGTCGGCCCCGCACATGGTGGACGGCCCATCGCCGCATGATGAACGCGTAACAATGTGCGCGAGCG
The nucleotide sequence above comes from Streptomyces clavuligerus. Encoded proteins:
- a CDS encoding peptidoglycan-binding protein, translated to MRRRTGYAVGAAAVTAAALGAGALVHGGGGADAGSGRAERRPPATTTITRADLVVSETVDGRIDFARHRAVKPAVAGTVTVAAREGATVTRGRALYELDDKPVTLLYGPVPSFREMKPGDRGSDVLQLERNLVALGYGGGLYVDPRYDRATEAAVKRWQKSLNRVVTGRVGEGHVVFQPEEVTVVRADAALADRVGPDGAVLTVASTRPVVRAELDQSDVSLAAPGTRTEVTLPSGTTAKGRVTGTVRPENGEDAAASNSITVEIGLDGGAAVVSGEDTRATVTVKFVSRSREDVLTVPVEAVVALRGADGGYGLEVVQGGASRMVRVETGLTADGRIEVSGARIREGLTVGVATE
- a CDS encoding ABC transporter ATP-binding protein → MRDVVKSYPGGVRALRGVDLTVDSGELLAIVGPSGSGKSTMLHVVGTLDAPTAGTVRVAGHDVGRLSDAQLSALRARHIGFVFQHFHLAAGRDAVDNVADGLLYAGVPRRERRERARAALERVRLGHRLGHRPAELSGGEKQRVAIARALVGAPDLLLADEPTGALDSASGAVVMELLHELNAAGTTICVITHDDGIARSLPRRVRFRDGTIVSDSGAREVGPR